One stretch of Armigeres subalbatus isolate Guangzhou_Male chromosome 2, GZ_Asu_2, whole genome shotgun sequence DNA includes these proteins:
- the LOC134216877 gene encoding odorant receptor 49b-like, protein MKYFALLEPKAAMPLGLRLLETYGLRGGRRRFYYFQVTILWEVLMIVVPKIFLGYRSQDLVIRGLSELLFQLHITIRICIFAWHRMKFERLVEIIQRVYRMVFSPGGNSALKDIILEHNKIINKQSKGYFLYIMGCVSLFSVAPVLQSVVIFVANQSRNETDKGEYRTMMEQEFYGLDIRGNFSFYVLYVALAGLAHYYSAAFFAVTGVIMICGVRCTILLFRLIIVRLNKLHQLPKQSIREELREVIGLHVDALKCIQLMEQIANLAMAIQIVDCVLIWISMVLYMRNNLGVDAISLMVLFVALTGETFALCNLLTELTSESFAVTRAIIDCEWYTLPQDVQKSLSFVLFRAQRNEGITAAKFFFMDIERFGKVAQTSYSIYVVLKDHL, encoded by the exons ATGAAGTATTTTGCGCTTTTGGAACCGAAGGCCGCCATGCCGCTGGGTCTTCGTCTGCTGGAGACTTACGGGCTACGTGGCGGGCGGcggaggttttattattttcaagtgACGATTTTGTGGGAAGTACTCATGATAGTCGTTCCCAAGATTTTTCTCGGATATCGTAGTCAGGATCTGGTGATACGCGGCCTATCGGAGTTGCTGTTCCAGCTGCATATTACGATTCGGATTTGCATATTCGCATGGCACCGAATGAAATTCGAAAGACTGGTGGAGATCATTCAAAGGGTGTACAGGATGG TGTTTTCACCCGGTGGAAATTCAGCGCTGAAGGATATAATTCTGGAACACAACAAGATCATCAACAAACAATCCAAAGGATACTTTCTGTACATTATGGGATGCGTCAGTTTGTTCAGCGTGGCTCCAGTGCTTCAAAGTGTTGTTATTTTTGTGGCAAATCAGAGCAGAAATGAAACTGACAAAGGCGAATACCGCACGATGATGGAGCAGGA ATTCTACGGACTGGATATTCGAGGCAACTTCAGTTTCTATGTGCTATACGTTGCGTTAGCTGGTTTGGCGCACTACTACTCGGCTGCCTTTTTCGCGGTGACTGGAGTCATAATGATTTGCGGTGTTCGATGTACCATTCTATTGTTTCGGTTGATAATTGTGAGACTTAATAAACTACACCAACTTCCAAAACAGAGCATTCGAGAAGAACTTCGAGAGGTTATAGGTCTACATGTGGATGCGTTAAA GTGCATACAGCTGATGGAGCAAATAGCCAATTTGGCCATGGCCATTCAAATTGTTGATTGTGTACTCATTTGGATTTCCATGGTTTTGTATATGAGAAAC AATTTAGGTGTTGACGCCATAAGTCTAATGGTACTTTTCGTAGCATTAACTGGCGAAACCTTTGCTTTATGCAACTTGCTGACTGAGCTCACCAGTGAG AGTTTTGCCGTGACCCGAGCCATCATCGATTGTGAGTGGTATACATTGCCACAGGATGTGCAGAAATCGTTGTCTTTTGTGCTGTTCAGAGCTCAACGCAACGAAGGAATCACAGCTGCCAAATTCTTCTTCATGGACATTGAACGTTTCGGAAAAGTAGCTCAGACTTCATATTCAATTTATGTGGTATTGAAGGATCATTTGTAA